One segment of Cryptosporangium aurantiacum DNA contains the following:
- a CDS encoding response regulator: MRLMLAEDSALLRVGLERLVADEGHDVVASVGDADALLAAVAAGPPDVVVVDVRMPPTHTDEGLRAALRIRERWPAVGVLVLSQYVEKRYAAELLGSTASGIGYLLKDRVVRVEEFLDALNRVGAGGAAFDPEVVRQLLARPAHADPLAALTGREREVLGRMAEGQTNGRIGSELSISQSAVEKHVNAIFDKLGLSAEGGYSRRVLAVLRYLGA; the protein is encoded by the coding sequence GTGCGTTTGATGCTGGCCGAAGACTCCGCGCTGCTGCGGGTGGGGCTGGAACGATTGGTGGCCGACGAGGGGCACGACGTCGTCGCCTCGGTCGGAGACGCCGACGCGCTGCTCGCCGCGGTGGCCGCCGGGCCGCCGGACGTCGTCGTGGTCGACGTGCGGATGCCCCCGACGCACACCGACGAAGGGCTGCGGGCGGCGTTGCGGATCCGGGAGCGGTGGCCGGCCGTGGGGGTGCTCGTGCTGTCCCAGTACGTCGAGAAGCGGTACGCGGCGGAGTTGCTGGGCAGCACCGCATCCGGGATCGGCTACCTGCTGAAAGATCGGGTCGTCCGGGTGGAAGAATTCCTCGACGCCCTGAACCGCGTCGGCGCGGGCGGTGCGGCGTTCGACCCCGAGGTGGTACGGCAACTTCTGGCCCGCCCGGCCCACGCCGACCCGCTGGCGGCGCTGACCGGCCGCGAGCGCGAGGTGCTCGGCCGGATGGCGGAGGGGCAGACCAACGGGCGGATCGGAAGCGAGCTGTCGATCTCGCAGAGCGCGGTCGAGAAGCATGTGAATGCGATCTTCGACAAGCTCGGACTGTCGGCGGAGGGCGGTTACAGCCGCCGGGTGCTCGCCGTGCTGCGTTACCTGGGTGCGTGA
- a CDS encoding sensor histidine kinase — MKSLSGRLRPFVGVALGACTGLVALGYLLAAGAAVALTAGRARPRLGAVARWLAEIDRRRVVRFYGPTTSGAVTTAGALAYLAARVAVGLFGGLLYGLLLWGGVTVLVLWIGWILGWPVDGIEATPLIVAYLIGLAAVLAFLNLSGIAALARADRWVAVRLLGPGPREAYERRIAELSTARLEVVAAVDAERRRIERDLHDGVQQRLVAVGMLLGRARRLPPADGRLSDLLRQAHDEAADALVELREVSWRVFPAALDAGGLPVALETVADRSPVPVTLSVELDERPVSAVETVAYFVVSEAVTNAIKHAAASRVDVAVRRTGEELRVVVHDDGTGGAEPSGTGLTGLSRRVSALDGRFRVDSPAGGPTTIEAVLPCV; from the coding sequence GTGAAATCCCTGTCCGGTCGGCTGCGGCCGTTCGTCGGCGTCGCGCTGGGTGCCTGCACCGGGCTGGTCGCGCTCGGGTACCTGCTCGCGGCCGGTGCGGCGGTCGCGCTGACCGCGGGGCGGGCGCGGCCGCGGCTCGGAGCGGTGGCCCGCTGGCTGGCCGAGATCGATCGACGCCGGGTCGTCCGCTTCTACGGGCCGACCACCAGCGGTGCAGTGACCACCGCCGGGGCCCTGGCCTACCTGGCAGCCCGGGTAGCGGTCGGGCTGTTCGGCGGACTGCTCTACGGGCTGCTGCTCTGGGGCGGGGTGACCGTGCTCGTGCTGTGGATCGGCTGGATCCTCGGGTGGCCGGTCGACGGGATCGAGGCGACGCCGCTCATCGTCGCGTACCTGATCGGGCTCGCGGCAGTGCTCGCGTTCCTCAACCTGTCCGGGATCGCGGCGCTGGCCAGGGCCGACCGCTGGGTCGCCGTGCGGCTGCTCGGACCGGGCCCGCGCGAGGCCTACGAGCGGCGGATCGCCGAACTGTCCACCGCCCGGCTCGAGGTGGTGGCGGCGGTGGACGCCGAGCGGCGTCGGATCGAGCGGGACCTGCACGACGGCGTCCAACAGCGGTTGGTGGCGGTAGGGATGCTGCTCGGGCGAGCCCGGCGCCTGCCGCCGGCCGACGGCCGGCTGTCCGACCTGCTGCGGCAGGCGCACGACGAAGCGGCGGACGCACTGGTCGAGCTGCGCGAGGTCTCCTGGCGGGTGTTCCCGGCGGCACTGGACGCCGGGGGCCTCCCGGTCGCGCTGGAGACCGTGGCCGACCGCTCACCCGTTCCGGTGACGCTGAGCGTGGAGCTGGACGAGCGTCCGGTGAGCGCGGTCGAGACTGTGGCATATTTTGTGGTCAGCGAGGCGGTGACGAACGCGATCAAGCACGCGGCGGCGTCCCGGGTGGATGTCGCCGTGCGACGGACCGGCGAGGAACTGCGGGTCGTCGTCCACGACGACGGCACCGGCGGCGCGGAGCCCTCGGGTACCGGGCTGACCGGGCTGTCCCGGCGGGTGTCGGCGCTCGACGGGCGGTTCCGCGTGGACAGCCCGGCAGGCGGTCCGACGACGATCGAGGCGGTTCTGCCGTGCGTTTGA
- a CDS encoding DedA family protein: MTFVDEGGLSGWAVELMETLGGPGAGVAIAAENLFPPIPSEVILPLAGFAASRGELSLASALIWTTIGSLVGALALYGLGAAFGRDRLRAVVDRLPLVKLADVDRAEAWFARHGAKAVFFGRMIPIFRSLISIPAGVERMPLSRFLLYTTAGSAIWNTVFVLAGYQLGEQWWRVEEYAGWFQYAVIATVALAVVWFAVRRLRRGTLVR, encoded by the coding sequence ATGACCTTTGTGGACGAGGGTGGCCTGTCCGGCTGGGCAGTGGAATTGATGGAGACGCTCGGCGGCCCCGGCGCCGGGGTGGCGATCGCGGCGGAGAACCTGTTCCCGCCGATCCCGAGCGAGGTGATCCTGCCGCTGGCGGGGTTCGCCGCGAGCCGCGGCGAGCTGAGCCTGGCCAGCGCGCTGATCTGGACGACGATCGGCTCGCTGGTCGGCGCGTTGGCGCTCTACGGGCTCGGTGCCGCGTTCGGGCGCGACCGGCTGCGCGCGGTCGTGGACCGATTGCCGCTGGTCAAGCTCGCGGACGTCGACCGGGCCGAGGCGTGGTTCGCCCGCCACGGCGCCAAGGCGGTGTTCTTCGGGCGGATGATCCCGATCTTCCGCAGCCTGATCTCGATCCCGGCGGGCGTCGAGCGGATGCCGCTCAGCCGGTTCCTGCTCTACACGACCGCGGGCAGCGCAATCTGGAACACGGTGTTCGTGCTGGCCGGCTACCAGTTGGGGGAGCAGTGGTGGCGGGTCGAGGAGTACGCCGGGTGGTTCCAGTACGCGGTGATCGCGACCGTAGCGCTCGCGGTGGTCTGGTTCGCGGTGCGGCGGCTGCGACGGGGGACACTGGTCCGGTGA
- a CDS encoding DUF2889 domain-containing protein → MTSARALHPRHGTHEPVHGTPARRPGSVRRTSTVDMLRPDGLTGRVVVDARARDLHTDADGSHSAATTRIDAEVDYVGGWTLRTLSADPPDDRLAALVGVSVASGFRRRVQETLPEHYANATLLHLLLDDFPVATLVSGVALSAAGGFRASGETLDRVARADLCSGWRTGGTIMLGITRDRMIPAVTGPDAPDPAEPSRDSIVPASAGPGSAGTDSAGPDSAGPDPDPGSGGRVVPGVPGVPASAAEAWDPVAWDPVAWDPVAWHDRPDLPPHAVRRARRLDLWSADGLLELDSWYRDSHVDADGRESVIHEWAVRGTVDPSDYRIRAMTATPRVLPWVECPSSAASAERLVGRDVRELRPLVRRELTGISTCTHLNDQLRQLADVPGMVGFSTVR, encoded by the coding sequence ATGACGTCCGCTCGCGCCCTGCATCCCCGACACGGCACCCACGAGCCGGTGCACGGAACGCCCGCCCGGCGTCCCGGGTCGGTACGCCGGACCAGCACCGTCGACATGCTCCGCCCGGACGGGCTGACCGGCCGCGTGGTCGTCGACGCGCGGGCCCGTGACCTCCACACCGATGCGGATGGTTCGCACTCGGCGGCGACCACCCGGATCGACGCCGAGGTCGACTACGTCGGTGGCTGGACGCTGCGTACGCTCTCCGCCGACCCACCGGACGACCGGCTCGCCGCACTGGTCGGGGTATCGGTGGCGAGCGGGTTCCGCCGCCGGGTGCAGGAGACGCTGCCCGAGCACTACGCCAACGCGACCCTGCTGCACCTGCTGCTCGACGACTTCCCGGTGGCGACGCTGGTCAGCGGCGTGGCGTTGTCCGCCGCTGGTGGGTTCCGGGCGAGCGGCGAGACGCTGGACCGGGTGGCGCGGGCCGACCTCTGCTCGGGCTGGCGCACCGGAGGGACGATCATGCTCGGGATCACGCGGGATCGGATGATCCCGGCGGTGACCGGCCCGGACGCCCCAGATCCCGCGGAGCCTTCTCGCGATTCGATCGTGCCCGCGTCGGCCGGGCCTGGCTCGGCTGGCACGGACTCGGCTGGCCCGGACTCGGCTGGCCCGGACCCGGACCCGGGCTCGGGCGGTCGGGTTGTGCCGGGCGTGCCGGGCGTGCCGGCGTCGGCGGCGGAGGCGTGGGACCCGGTGGCGTGGGACCCGGTGGCGTGGGACCCGGTGGCGTGGCATGACCGGCCGGACCTGCCGCCGCACGCCGTCCGGCGGGCGCGGCGGCTGGACCTGTGGTCGGCCGACGGGCTGCTCGAGCTCGACAGCTGGTACCGGGACTCGCACGTCGACGCGGACGGAAGAGAATCCGTGATCCACGAGTGGGCGGTGCGCGGAACCGTGGATCCGTCCGACTACCGGATCCGGGCGATGACCGCGACGCCGCGCGTGCTGCCGTGGGTGGAGTGCCCGTCGTCGGCGGCGAGCGCCGAGCGGCTGGTGGGTAGGGACGTCCGCGAGCTCCGGCCGTTGGTACGGCGGGAACTCACCGGGATCTCCACCTGCACCCACCTCAACGACCAGCTCCGCCAGCTCGCCGACGTCCCGGGGATGGTGGGGTTTTCCACAGTGCGGTAG
- the ribA gene encoding GTP cyclohydrolase II, protein MTTTAPATVRVLARAKLPTRHGVFDAVCFSGADDVEHLALSMRTPPAGPPGGEPPLVRVHSECLTGEALGSQRCDCGDQLDTALRLVAEEGRGMVLYLRGQEGRGIGLAQKIRAYALQEAGLDTVEANLELGEPVDRRSYGPAAAYLRQIGIEEIRLLTNNPDKVAALRAAGIRAAEVHAMPAAALPANEAYLATKAERMGHRGLRPGEQPLSGSAD, encoded by the coding sequence GTGACCACGACCGCTCCGGCGACCGTTCGTGTTCTCGCACGGGCCAAGCTCCCGACCCGGCACGGCGTCTTCGACGCCGTCTGTTTCTCCGGCGCTGACGACGTCGAACACCTCGCCCTCTCCATGCGGACGCCGCCCGCCGGGCCACCGGGCGGCGAACCGCCGCTGGTACGCGTGCACTCCGAGTGTTTGACCGGGGAGGCGCTCGGATCGCAGCGCTGTGACTGCGGTGACCAGCTCGACACCGCGCTCCGGCTGGTCGCGGAGGAAGGCCGGGGCATGGTCCTCTACCTGCGGGGTCAGGAGGGGCGCGGGATCGGCCTGGCGCAGAAGATCCGCGCATACGCGCTGCAGGAGGCCGGGCTGGACACGGTCGAGGCGAACCTGGAGCTGGGGGAGCCGGTCGACCGGCGCAGCTACGGTCCGGCCGCCGCGTACCTGCGGCAGATCGGGATCGAGGAGATCCGGCTGCTGACGAACAACCCGGACAAGGTCGCGGCGTTACGCGCCGCTGGGATCCGGGCCGCCGAGGTGCACGCGATGCCTGCCGCGGCGTTGCCGGCCAACGAGGCGTACCTGGCGACGAAGGCCGAGCGGATGGGGCATCGCGGACTACGGCCCGGCGAGCAGCCGCTGTCCGGCAGCGCGGACTAG
- a CDS encoding TIGR03619 family F420-dependent LLM class oxidoreductase, which translates to MKLGLNVRNFGPSADPKGLRAWARFAEDAGFALAMMSDHVASTPDVDETYPAPFYDPFTTISWLAALTTTLELGTSVTIAPYRHPLQTARVVANIDRFSDGRFVLGVASGWSEPEFAALGVPYARRGAMTDDHLRVLVDFWTRERISHDSEFVTFTDVATGPAPVRRPHPPIWVGGAAPVAIRRAARFGDAWHPANPDLTWLRDIGLPALRDAAAVLGKPAPPVAPRVQLDVRQEHVELPDRPAGTGTLEQIAADLDTIAALGASYVVLDTNPGDPHDRRSLREDFYVLETVARHWRDQRS; encoded by the coding sequence GTGAAGTTGGGGCTCAACGTCCGGAACTTCGGCCCGAGCGCCGACCCGAAGGGTCTCCGCGCCTGGGCGCGGTTCGCCGAGGATGCCGGGTTCGCGCTCGCGATGATGTCCGACCACGTCGCGTCGACGCCGGACGTCGACGAGACCTACCCGGCGCCGTTCTACGACCCGTTCACGACGATCTCCTGGCTCGCCGCGCTCACGACGACGCTGGAACTGGGCACCAGCGTGACGATCGCGCCGTACCGCCATCCGCTGCAGACCGCCCGGGTCGTGGCGAACATCGACCGGTTCAGCGACGGCCGGTTCGTGCTCGGCGTGGCGTCCGGCTGGTCGGAGCCGGAGTTCGCCGCGCTCGGCGTCCCGTATGCCCGGCGCGGCGCGATGACCGACGACCACCTGCGGGTTCTCGTCGACTTCTGGACCAGGGAACGGATCTCGCACGACTCGGAGTTCGTCACGTTCACCGACGTCGCGACCGGCCCGGCGCCGGTGCGCAGGCCGCACCCGCCGATCTGGGTCGGTGGCGCGGCGCCGGTGGCGATCCGCCGCGCGGCCCGGTTCGGCGACGCCTGGCACCCGGCCAACCCCGACCTGACCTGGCTGCGGGACATCGGTCTCCCGGCGCTCCGCGACGCCGCCGCCGTGCTCGGCAAGCCCGCACCGCCGGTGGCGCCCCGCGTCCAGCTCGACGTCCGGCAGGAGCACGTCGAGCTCCCCGACCGCCCGGCGGGCACCGGCACGCTCGAGCAGATCGCCGCGGACCTCGACACAATTGCGGCACTCGGTGCGAGCTATGTCGTGCTCGACACCAACCCGGGCGATCCGCACGACCGGCGCTCGCTGCGCGAGGACTTCTACGTGCTGGAAACCGTGGCCCGGCACTGGCGTGACCAGCGCAGTTGA
- a CDS encoding nucleoside deaminase, protein MTDERWLREAVRLAAANADAGQLPFGAVVVRDGETLATGVNTALTDRDPTAHAEVAAVRNACRALDVLHLTGAVVYSSCEPCAICHAVAATVGVTALVYAAPKELIPDLRYPAPPDSAPLAVPMQAALRALAPEQLRHVPTPGADEPFRRYLAGLP, encoded by the coding sequence ATGACCGACGAGCGATGGCTCCGGGAAGCGGTACGGCTGGCGGCGGCCAACGCTGACGCGGGGCAGCTGCCGTTCGGCGCCGTCGTGGTCCGCGACGGCGAGACGCTGGCGACCGGCGTCAACACCGCGCTGACCGACCGCGACCCGACCGCCCACGCCGAGGTCGCCGCGGTCCGTAACGCGTGCCGTGCGCTCGACGTCCTCCACCTGACCGGCGCGGTCGTCTACTCCAGCTGCGAGCCGTGCGCGATCTGCCACGCGGTCGCGGCCACCGTGGGCGTCACCGCGCTGGTGTACGCGGCGCCGAAGGAGCTGATCCCCGACCTGCGGTACCCGGCGCCGCCGGACAGCGCCCCGCTGGCGGTTCCGATGCAGGCGGCGCTGCGGGCGCTCGCACCGGAGCAGTTGCGGCACGTCCCGACGCCCGGCGCCGACGAGCCGTTCCGGCGATACCTGGCGGGGCTGCCGTGA